The following are encoded in a window of Sinorhizobium sojae CCBAU 05684 genomic DNA:
- a CDS encoding bifunctional 2',3'-cyclic-nucleotide 2'-phosphodiesterase/3'-nucleotidase translates to MPSTALHPISRRALLGGLAATSALAVLHPFSARAAANQAHLRIMETTDLHVHVFPYDYYADKPNDTMGLARTASIIDAIRAEATNSILVDNGDFLQGNPMGDYIAYQRGMKEGDMHPIIAAMNVLGYDCGTLGNHEFNYGLDFLFNVTNGANFPLVCANLTKGTLAANPREDALFLKPYVILDRKVRDGSGQEHSIRIGLIGFVPPQIMTWDAKNLEGKANARDIVTAAEAWVPQMREEGADLVVALSHSGIGQQAYAENLENASIPLAAIDGIDAIVTGHSHLDFPGPKFEGVAGIDNAKGLISGKPGVMGGFWGSHLGLIDLLLERDGGQWRVVNSTSEARPIFRREEKKVIAEVGDKPEVLAAAEKDHEATLAYVRTPVGKTSAPLYSYFALVADDPSVQIVSQAQTWYIREMLKDTGYRDLPVLSAAAPFKAGGRGGAEYYTDVPAGDIAIKNVADLYLYPNTVQAVVITGEQVRNWLEMSAGIFDQIAPGSTDANLIDGDFPSYNFDVIDGVTYEIDLSQPAMFDKDGTVVNPETRRIRNLEFDGKPIDPAQKFVVATNNYRAGGGGNFPEIAADKVVFVAPDTNRDVIVRYIIEQETINPSADANWKFAPMENTSVVFDSGPKARQFLADVKAIAIEDAGDGSEGFARFRIRL, encoded by the coding sequence ATGCCATCCACCGCTTTGCATCCCATATCGCGCCGCGCCCTGCTTGGCGGCTTGGCCGCTACGTCCGCACTTGCCGTGCTGCACCCCTTCTCTGCCCGCGCGGCCGCGAATCAGGCGCATCTGCGCATCATGGAAACGACGGATCTCCACGTGCATGTCTTCCCCTACGATTATTATGCCGACAAGCCGAACGACACGATGGGGCTTGCGCGCACCGCCTCGATCATCGACGCGATCCGCGCCGAGGCGACGAACTCCATCCTCGTCGACAATGGCGATTTCCTGCAGGGAAATCCGATGGGCGACTATATCGCCTATCAGCGCGGAATGAAGGAAGGCGACATGCATCCGATCATCGCCGCCATGAACGTGCTCGGCTACGATTGCGGCACGCTCGGCAATCACGAGTTCAATTACGGGCTCGACTTCCTGTTCAACGTGACGAACGGCGCGAACTTCCCGCTCGTCTGCGCCAACCTGACGAAGGGCACGCTTGCCGCAAACCCGCGCGAGGATGCGCTCTTCCTCAAGCCCTATGTGATCCTCGACCGCAAAGTCAGGGACGGTAGCGGCCAGGAACACTCGATCCGCATCGGCCTGATCGGCTTCGTGCCGCCACAGATCATGACCTGGGACGCCAAGAATCTCGAGGGCAAGGCGAATGCCCGCGATATCGTCACGGCCGCGGAGGCCTGGGTGCCGCAGATGCGGGAGGAAGGCGCCGATCTCGTGGTCGCGCTTTCCCACTCCGGCATCGGACAGCAGGCCTATGCCGAAAACCTCGAGAACGCCTCCATTCCGCTGGCTGCGATCGACGGCATCGATGCCATCGTAACCGGCCATAGCCATCTCGATTTCCCCGGCCCGAAATTTGAAGGCGTGGCGGGTATCGACAATGCGAAAGGGCTGATTTCCGGAAAGCCCGGCGTGATGGGCGGCTTCTGGGGCTCGCATCTCGGCCTGATCGACCTGCTCCTCGAGCGCGACGGCGGCCAATGGCGCGTGGTGAATTCGACCAGCGAGGCGCGGCCGATCTTCAGGCGTGAGGAGAAGAAGGTGATCGCGGAAGTCGGCGACAAGCCGGAGGTGCTGGCTGCCGCCGAGAAGGACCACGAGGCGACGCTCGCCTATGTCCGCACGCCTGTCGGCAAGACTTCGGCACCACTTTATTCCTATTTCGCCCTCGTCGCCGACGACCCTTCGGTGCAGATCGTCAGCCAGGCGCAGACCTGGTACATCCGCGAGATGCTGAAAGACACCGGATACCGGGATCTGCCGGTTCTTTCGGCGGCAGCACCGTTCAAGGCCGGCGGACGCGGCGGCGCCGAGTACTATACGGACGTGCCGGCCGGCGACATCGCCATCAAGAATGTCGCCGATCTCTACCTCTACCCGAATACGGTGCAGGCCGTCGTCATCACCGGTGAGCAGGTGCGCAACTGGCTGGAAATGTCCGCCGGCATCTTCGACCAGATCGCGCCCGGATCGACGGATGCAAACCTGATCGATGGCGATTTCCCGTCCTATAATTTCGACGTGATCGACGGCGTCACCTACGAGATCGACTTGTCGCAGCCGGCGATGTTCGACAAGGACGGTACCGTCGTGAACCCGGAAACCCGCCGCATCCGCAACCTCGAATTCGACGGCAAGCCGATCGATCCCGCACAAAAGTTCGTCGTGGCGACCAACAACTATCGCGCCGGCGGCGGCGGCAATTTTCCGGAGATCGCGGCCGACAAGGTCGTCTTCGTCGCGCCCGATACCAATCGTGACGTCATCGTGCGCTACATCATCGAGCAGGAAACGATCAATCCGTCGGCCGATGCCAATTGGAAATTCGCGCCGATGGAGAACACCAGCGTCGTCTTCGACAGCGGGCCCAAGGCACGGCAGTTCCTGGCCGATGTGAAGGCCATCGCGATCGAAGACGCCGGCGACGGATCCGAAGGCTTCGCCCGTTTCCGCATCCGGCTTTAA
- a CDS encoding HlyU family transcriptional regulator yields MASFFSKLFGRSRGSETEAEPAAGKTENYADCLIRATPIREGAQFRLAGSIEKAMPDGATKTRNFIRADLFSSEQDAIDSALRKGRQIVDEQRAALFADEAQTRSV; encoded by the coding sequence ATGGCATCGTTTTTCTCGAAACTTTTCGGTCGTTCGCGGGGCTCCGAAACTGAGGCTGAACCGGCCGCAGGTAAGACGGAGAACTATGCGGATTGCCTGATCCGCGCGACACCGATTCGCGAGGGAGCGCAGTTCCGGCTCGCTGGCAGCATTGAAAAGGCGATGCCCGACGGCGCCACGAAGACGCGCAATTTTATCCGCGCAGACCTTTTCTCGTCCGAGCAGGACGCCATCGATTCGGCTCTCAGGAAGGGCCGGCAGATCGTCGACGAGCAGCGCGCCGCCCTTTTTGCCGACGAAGCCCAGACCCGCTCGGTTTAG